A region of Neovison vison isolate M4711 chromosome 7, ASM_NN_V1, whole genome shotgun sequence DNA encodes the following proteins:
- the LOC122913396 gene encoding olfactory receptor 1038-like, giving the protein MPNLTAVSVFLLRGFSTVPELQLLGAASFLLIYLAAILGNMAIVAAVTQDAHLHTPMYFFLKHLSLVDICSVSTTLPRALVATMLGSRDISLHACASQLFAFVCLGSTECFLITSMAFDRCLAIYKPLLYRAAMSPETCISLVSVAWGSGLVFSAFHTANTFSLPFCGPNVIDHFFCDIPALMRLACANADAHEAAGFAVSGCVIMSCFGLTVLSYVRILATVCRIRSTASRWKALSTCSSHLATVLLFYGSGSSAYMQPRTSYSPTQGLVAAVFYSVLTPTLNPLIYSLRNKDMKGALQKLYPRGPF; this is encoded by the coding sequence ATGCCCAATCTCACAGCAgtctctgtcttcctccttcGGGGCTTCTCCACAGTCCCCGAGTTACAATTGCTTGGCGCCGCCTCCTTCCTTCTCATTTACCTGGCTGCCATTCTGGGGAACATGGCTATCGTGGCCGCCGTGACACAGGACGCGCACCTGCACacgcccatgtacttcttcctcaaaCACCTCTCCTTGGTGGATATCTGCTCCGTGTCCACCACCCTCCCCCGGGCCCTGGTTGCCACCATGCTGGGCTCCAGAGACATCTCCCTCCATGCATGTGCATCCCAGCTCTTTGCCTTTGTCTGCCTTGGGTCCACAGAGTGTTTTCTCATCACCTCCATGGCTTTCGATCGCTGTCTGGCCATCTACAAGCCCCTGTTGTATAGAGCCGCCATGAGCCCTGAGACCTGCATCTCCCTGGTGTCAGTGGCCTGGGGCAGTGGGCTCGTTTTCTCGGCCTTCCACACAGCCAACACCTTCTCCTTGCCCTTTTGTGGCCCCAACGTGATCGACCACTTCTTCTGCGACATCCCCGCACTCATGCGGCTAGCCTGTGCCAACGCAGATGCCCACGAGGCTGCAGGATTTGCAGTCAGTGGCTGCGTCATCATGAGCTGCTTTGGCCTCACTGTCTTGTCCTACGTCCGCATCTTGGCAACCGTGTGTCGGATCCGCTCCACCGCCAGCCGCTGGAAGGCCCTGTCCACCTGTTCCTCCCACCTGGCCACTGTGCTCCTGTTCTATGGCTCCGGCAGCTCTGCCTACATGCAGCCCCGCACCAGCTACTCCCCAACGCAAGGGCTTGTGGCAGCTgtcttctactctgtcctcacgCCCACCCTGAATCCACTTATCTACAGCCTGAGGAACAAGGACATGAAGGGAGCCCTGCAGAAGCTTTATCCCCGGGGGCCATTTTAG